A region of the Bacillus sp. (in: firmicutes) genome:
TTCATAAAGTCCTTTAATACAGTCCCGTGAGGCTGAGAAGGAAACGGTTATTGAAGATAGGAGTCGTCTATCTATCCTTAGGAGAACTGTACCCTCTTGCCGAACGGTGAGAGGGTTTTTATTTTTCCCGTTTCCACAGTAGAAATGAGGTGACAAGAGATGGTACCAAAAGCGATGGTACTGGATGAACAAGCGATTCGACGAGCGTTAACACGCATCGCTCATGAAATTATCGAGCGAAATAAAGGAATTGACGATTGTGTGCTTGTCGGTATCCGGACGAGAGGAATTTACTTAGCCCAACGATTAGCCGAAAAAATTGAACAAATTGAAGGGCAAGCGGTTCCAGTTGGTGAGCTCGATATTACCCTTTATCGGGACGATTTAAGTAAAATCTCACCAGATAAAGAACCAAAAGTGAAAGGATCCGAAATTCCTGTATCCATTCAGGATAAAAAAGTCATTTTAGTCGATGATGTATTGTATACAGGAAGAACGGTCCGCGCGGCGATGGATGCGCTCATTGATATCGAGCGGCCAGCAGCGATTCAACTGGCGGTATTAGTCGATCGCGGTCACCGGGAGCTGCCGATTCGCGCTGATTTTGTCGGTAAAAATATTCCTACATCCCGAACCGAAAAAATTGTTGTGCAACTAAAAGAAGTGGATGAAAATGATAGCGTAACGATTCATGAAAACTAAATAGGAAAGTCCTTTTAAAAGCAGTCCAGAGAGGCTGACAAAGGGCGGAAAACATCCTCCACCGACTTTACATAAGTGTCGACTATCTTTAAGTAGGATGTATATACCCTCTTTGTACCTTCTGGACGGTGCAAAGAGGGTTTTTTATACGAAATAAAAAGGAGGATCTAAAATGAAACAAAAACGTGACGTAGCTTTAGATGTACAAGATGTACCTAAATTAAGCCAATGGTTTAGCCTGAGTATTCAGCACTTGTTTGCGATGTTCGGGGCAACGATCCTTGTTCCTTTCCTTGTCGGTTTAAGCCCGGGTGTGGCTTTAATTTCAAGTGGTTTAGGAACGTTAGCGTATTTACTGATAACAAGAGGTCAAATACCAGCTTATTT
Encoded here:
- the pyrR gene encoding bifunctional pyr operon transcriptional regulator/uracil phosphoribosyltransferase PyrR, which gives rise to MVPKAMVLDEQAIRRALTRIAHEIIERNKGIDDCVLVGIRTRGIYLAQRLAEKIEQIEGQAVPVGELDITLYRDDLSKISPDKEPKVKGSEIPVSIQDKKVILVDDVLYTGRTVRAAMDALIDIERPAAIQLAVLVDRGHRELPIRADFVGKNIPTSRTEKIVVQLKEVDENDSVTIHEN